From Chloroflexota bacterium, a single genomic window includes:
- the murB gene encoding UDP-N-acetylmuramate dehydrogenase, translating to MTGTTFDPLAVGSEIQRRLGVKTSRDEPLARFTTMRVGGPADLFAVAHNAFELRGLVKFARNRGIEHTVLGRGSDVVIADAGIRGLVIQVRAEGVQVADGRLVAEAGVPMARAATVTADAGLSGLEFGLAIPGTVGGAVWANAGAHGTDMGGVVESATVLLADGTERRLAADELALGYRTSRFKDRDRRSDVTGGSIAPAPVGADELVVAATFALEPADQATIRTRLDEIRRWRQAHQPLGIPSAGSVFRNPSGGPSAGALIDGAGLKGATEGGATVSPKHANFIVNDRRGSAADVRRLADRVRAEVEGQTGVRLEFEIAFIGAWGDWSSEGGSE from the coding sequence GTGACGGGCACGACCTTCGATCCGCTCGCCGTGGGTTCGGAGATCCAGCGCCGGCTCGGCGTCAAGACGTCGCGAGACGAACCGCTGGCGCGCTTCACGACGATGCGCGTCGGCGGTCCGGCGGACCTCTTCGCGGTCGCCCACAACGCGTTCGAGCTCCGCGGACTCGTGAAATTCGCCCGGAACCGAGGCATCGAGCACACGGTCCTCGGTCGCGGGAGCGACGTCGTCATCGCCGACGCCGGGATCCGTGGTCTCGTGATCCAGGTCCGGGCGGAGGGCGTACAGGTCGCGGACGGGCGGCTCGTCGCGGAGGCCGGCGTGCCCATGGCGCGTGCCGCGACGGTCACCGCGGACGCCGGGCTGTCCGGTCTCGAATTCGGCCTCGCCATCCCGGGCACGGTCGGTGGCGCCGTCTGGGCCAACGCCGGCGCCCATGGCACGGACATGGGGGGCGTCGTCGAGTCGGCGACCGTCCTGCTCGCGGACGGGACCGAACGACGACTCGCGGCGGACGAGCTCGCCCTCGGCTACCGGACGAGCCGGTTCAAGGATCGCGACCGGCGGTCGGACGTGACGGGCGGGTCGATCGCACCCGCCCCGGTCGGAGCCGACGAACTCGTCGTCGCCGCGACGTTCGCCCTCGAGCCGGCCGACCAGGCGACCATCCGGACCCGGCTCGACGAGATCCGTCGCTGGCGGCAGGCGCACCAGCCGCTCGGGATCCCGAGCGCCGGCTCGGTGTTCCGGAACCCGTCGGGCGGTCCGAGCGCCGGCGCGCTCATCGACGGCGCCGGTCTCAAGGGCGCGACCGAGGGCGGCGCGACGGTGAGCCCGAAACATGCGAACTTCATCGTCAACGACCGGCGGGGCAGTGCGGCGGACGTCCGGCGTCTCGCCGACCGCGTCCGGGCCGAGGTGGAGGGGCAGACGGGCGTGCGACTCGAATTCGAGATCGCCTTCATCGGCGCGTGGGGGGACTGGTCGTCCGAGGGAGGGTCGGAGTGA
- a CDS encoding FtsQ-type POTRA domain-containing protein — protein sequence MRRPAGRRTAGSPRRSRIRRASAGFSPLRAGALLVMLLCIGAIYGVAATSVFGYVGMTLDGARFTSETAISDALRVDHGTNVVTLRTDALAAAIRTLPTVRDATVSVALPGTLLVHLAEREPIFIWTTASGRFLVDRDGVLFASADAAPASATAGLRSVTDARSTAAVLAVGASLDPVVLDAARRLGSLTPADVGSAAPSLALTIDDTDGFVLSSGPTGWSATFGFYTPTLRTPDIIPGQVRFLRSLLRRIAESRIARIVLADPTSGTYTLKNGQ from the coding sequence ATGAGACGGCCGGCCGGCCGGCGGACCGCAGGCTCGCCGAGGCGCAGCCGGATCCGGCGCGCATCGGCCGGCTTCTCGCCGCTCCGCGCCGGTGCGCTCCTCGTCATGCTCCTCTGCATCGGGGCGATCTACGGCGTCGCCGCGACGTCCGTCTTCGGCTATGTCGGGATGACCCTCGACGGAGCCCGCTTCACCTCCGAGACCGCGATCTCGGATGCGCTCCGGGTGGACCACGGAACGAACGTCGTCACGCTCCGCACGGACGCCCTGGCGGCCGCGATCCGAACCCTGCCGACCGTCCGCGACGCGACCGTGTCCGTGGCGCTGCCGGGCACGCTCCTGGTCCACCTCGCCGAACGCGAGCCGATCTTCATCTGGACGACCGCGAGCGGTCGTTTCCTCGTCGATCGCGACGGCGTCCTCTTCGCGTCCGCGGACGCCGCGCCGGCCTCCGCGACGGCCGGCCTGCGGTCCGTCACCGATGCCCGATCGACCGCCGCGGTCCTCGCCGTCGGGGCGAGCCTGGATCCCGTCGTCCTCGACGCCGCGAGGCGCCTCGGGTCGCTCACCCCGGCGGACGTCGGGAGCGCGGCGCCATCCCTCGCTCTCACCATCGACGACACCGATGGGTTCGTCCTGAGCAGCGGTCCGACGGGCTGGTCGGCCACGTTCGGGTTCTATACCCCCACCCTCCGGACCCCCGACATCATCCCCGGGCAGGTGCGGTTCCTGCGGAGCCTGCTCCGCCGGATCGCGGAGTCGAGGATCGCGAGGATCGTGCTCGCCGATCCCACGAGCGGCACGTACACCCTGAAGAACGGCCAGTGA
- the ftsW gene encoding putative lipid II flippase FtsW, giving the protein MTIARAIPTRRPRTGTLQREHHQPDYVILVAVFALVAIGVLMVYSSSAMSSYLASDDTFKVVGPQVVWAAVGLIGLLVASRIDYRYWRLVSVPLYLVALGLLIVVVFVPSLNYVVGGSARFLRIGPLPLFHPAEFAKLALVIYLAHWFARRGGRVREFWRGTLTFLVIVGPIVLLVIREPDLGTSAVLALTAFAMFFVAGANLFHLVAMVSAATVGLGAVIATHPYQLDRIRAFLDPWSDPAGAGFHTIQGLMALALGGVVGAGLGQSRLAGGLFLPNAYNDFIFAIIGEEFGLIGGAIVIGLFLVIGYQGIRIALSAPDTFGALLAGGITAWICIQAFINIGVVVVLVPVTGITLPFVSAGGSSLAITLAAVGILLSVSRETVEKGTWNDASADRGRGNGRAHLPGPGRRSIAPRSTRPA; this is encoded by the coding sequence ATGACGATCGCCCGGGCCATCCCCACGCGTCGTCCGCGGACCGGAACGCTGCAACGTGAGCACCATCAACCCGACTACGTGATCCTCGTCGCCGTCTTTGCCCTCGTCGCGATCGGCGTGCTCATGGTCTATTCCTCGTCGGCGATGTCGTCGTACCTGGCGTCGGACGACACGTTCAAGGTCGTCGGCCCGCAGGTCGTGTGGGCCGCGGTCGGGCTGATCGGGCTGCTCGTCGCGAGCCGGATCGACTACCGCTACTGGCGCCTGGTCTCCGTCCCCCTCTATCTCGTGGCCCTCGGACTCCTCATCGTGGTCGTCTTCGTCCCTTCGCTCAACTACGTGGTCGGTGGCTCGGCGCGATTCCTGCGGATCGGTCCGCTGCCGCTCTTCCACCCGGCCGAGTTCGCGAAGCTCGCCCTCGTCATCTACCTCGCCCACTGGTTCGCCCGGCGCGGCGGCAGGGTCCGCGAGTTCTGGCGCGGGACGCTGACGTTCCTCGTCATCGTCGGCCCGATCGTCCTCCTCGTCATCCGCGAGCCGGATCTCGGGACGTCCGCGGTCCTCGCCCTCACGGCGTTCGCGATGTTCTTCGTCGCCGGGGCGAACCTCTTCCATCTCGTCGCGATGGTGTCGGCGGCGACCGTCGGCCTCGGCGCCGTCATCGCGACCCATCCGTACCAGCTCGACCGCATCCGGGCCTTCCTCGACCCGTGGAGCGATCCGGCCGGCGCCGGCTTCCACACGATCCAGGGTCTCATGGCGCTCGCCCTCGGGGGCGTGGTGGGGGCCGGCCTCGGCCAGAGCCGGCTTGCAGGCGGGCTGTTCCTGCCGAACGCCTACAACGACTTCATCTTCGCCATCATCGGCGAGGAGTTCGGGCTCATCGGTGGGGCGATCGTCATCGGCCTCTTCCTCGTCATCGGCTACCAGGGCATCCGGATTGCGCTGAGCGCACCCGACACGTTCGGGGCCCTCCTCGCCGGTGGCATCACCGCCTGGATCTGCATCCAGGCGTTCATCAACATCGGGGTGGTCGTCGTGCTCGTGCCCGTCACGGGCATCACCCTGCCGTTCGTCAGTGCCGGCGGGTCGTCGCTCGCCATCACCCTGGCGGCCGTCGGGATCCTCCTGTCGGTCTCGCGGGAGACGGTGGAGAAGGGGACATGGAACGATGCGTCTGCTGATCGCGGGCGGGGGAACGGGCGGGCACATCTACCCGGCCCTGGCCGTCGCTCGATCGCTCCGCGCTCGACCCGACCCGCCTGA
- a CDS encoding UDP-N-acetylglucosamine--N-acetylmuramyl-(pentapeptide) pyrophosphoryl-undecaprenol N-acetylglucosamine transferase, producing MRLLIAGGGTGGHIYPALAVARSLRARPDPPDLVWVGGHRGLEANLVAEAGIPLERLALRSLRTVERDMHLVLDPVRLGLSVPQAAAILLRERPAAIFTTGGYVAIPVLLAAAPLRIPVVMWEGNVVPGRSVRATARLARVLAVSFAATAAALRSPAPCYVTGTPIRDIRGVDPGAARTGFGVPPGARVLLVFGGSQAVLRFNAAVAAALPALVERMYVIHVTGEDGYAGALDGRERLPLERRARYLPYPFLREQMLPALAAADLIVGRAGSSTLAEVVALGTPMVVVPYPHAAGHQRANARVLVEAGAARLVEDEAFDAAALIDAAGILADPATHVRMAAAARALGRPGAAEAVGTLLLAVARRAPLPDAATIERIARAGVA from the coding sequence ATGCGTCTGCTGATCGCGGGCGGGGGAACGGGCGGGCACATCTACCCGGCCCTGGCCGTCGCTCGATCGCTCCGCGCTCGACCCGACCCGCCTGACCTCGTCTGGGTCGGCGGCCATCGCGGGCTTGAGGCGAACCTCGTCGCGGAGGCGGGGATCCCGCTCGAGCGTCTCGCGCTCCGTTCGCTCCGCACGGTCGAACGGGACATGCACCTCGTCCTCGATCCGGTCCGTCTCGGGCTGTCCGTCCCGCAGGCCGCGGCCATCCTGCTTCGGGAGCGGCCGGCGGCGATCTTCACGACGGGCGGATACGTCGCGATCCCCGTCCTCCTCGCGGCGGCGCCGCTCCGGATCCCCGTCGTGATGTGGGAGGGGAACGTGGTCCCCGGGCGGAGCGTCCGGGCGACCGCCCGCCTCGCCCGGGTGCTCGCGGTCAGCTTCGCGGCGACGGCTGCGGCGCTCCGGTCACCGGCGCCGTGCTATGTCACCGGGACGCCGATCCGCGACATCCGCGGCGTCGATCCGGGGGCGGCCCGGACCGGGTTCGGCGTGCCGCCGGGAGCGCGGGTCCTCCTCGTCTTCGGCGGCTCACAGGCCGTGCTGCGGTTCAATGCCGCCGTCGCCGCCGCGCTGCCGGCGCTCGTCGAACGGATGTACGTCATCCACGTCACCGGGGAGGACGGCTATGCCGGCGCCCTCGACGGGCGAGAGCGGCTCCCGCTGGAGCGTCGCGCACGGTACCTTCCGTATCCGTTCCTTCGCGAGCAGATGCTGCCCGCCCTCGCGGCCGCCGACCTCATCGTGGGCCGCGCCGGCTCATCGACCCTCGCCGAGGTCGTCGCACTCGGGACTCCGATGGTGGTCGTCCCGTACCCCCATGCCGCGGGGCACCAGCGCGCCAATGCCCGGGTCCTCGTCGAGGCCGGCGCGGCCCGGCTCGTCGAGGACGAGGCGTTCGATGCGGCAGCGCTCATCGACGCGGCGGGCATTCTCGCCGACCCGGCGACTCACGTCCGGATGGCGGCGGCGGCGAGGGCGCTGGGACGGCCCGGGGCCGCCGAAGCGGTGGGCACGCTCCTCCTCGCAGTCGCCCGCCGCGCACCGCTCCCGGATGCGGCGACGATCGAGCGGATCGCCCGGGCGGGTGTAGCGTGA
- a CDS encoding small basic family protein yields the protein MLLPLAGLVAGVLLGLVLKVNVSFEFARYSAVAIVVALDSVLGSVRAELDGVYDNRIFISGFVTNVVIAVILTFIGDRLGVDLYLVALITFGPRIFNNVALIRRHFL from the coding sequence GTGTTGCTCCCCCTGGCAGGCCTCGTCGCCGGCGTCCTGCTGGGGCTCGTCCTCAAAGTCAATGTCAGCTTCGAGTTCGCCCGCTACAGCGCGGTGGCGATCGTGGTCGCACTCGATTCGGTCCTCGGCTCGGTGCGGGCGGAACTCGACGGCGTCTACGACAATCGGATCTTCATCAGCGGCTTCGTGACGAACGTGGTCATCGCCGTGATCCTCACCTTCATCGGCGACCGGCTGGGCGTGGATCTCTACCTCGTGGCCCTCATCACGTTCGGGCCGCGGATCTTCAATAACGTGGCGCTCATCAGGCGTCACTTCCTCTAG
- a CDS encoding D-alanine--D-alanine ligase, translating into MTAADRPIVVLLGGPSAEHDVSIVSGHAVADALEGRHRVERVLIDLDGGWWWLPPDHRRADRPAAAYDDPAALGADGPRSAGAAIDRIAAAEPAPVVFIALHGPFGEDGTVQALLEAGGVAYTGSGVAASAIGMDKAIFKRLIRGLGLPLVDWREIPAARWHDDPTAVLAELEAFALGIDDPRLMIKPARLGSSVGMTLAHGPDERGPALETAFRYDTLALAEAYVAGARDLEVSVIGDAAAGLRLYGPGEIIAGHEFYDYASKYTAGLSETSLRAELPAATRATVLKLARDAYRAIGAEGFARVDFLLAGDTLVVSEINTIPGFTPISLFPTLPAEGGLDFAAVCERVVELAVERHDRRPSRRLAADDLPR; encoded by the coding sequence GTGACCGCCGCCGACCGCCCGATCGTCGTCCTCCTCGGCGGTCCCTCGGCGGAGCACGACGTCTCGATCGTCTCCGGGCACGCTGTCGCCGATGCGCTCGAGGGCCGCCACCGGGTCGAGCGGGTCCTCATCGACCTCGATGGCGGGTGGTGGTGGCTGCCGCCCGATCATCGCCGCGCCGATCGACCGGCGGCGGCGTACGACGATCCGGCCGCGCTCGGGGCGGACGGCCCGCGCTCGGCCGGGGCCGCGATCGACCGGATCGCGGCGGCGGAGCCGGCGCCCGTCGTCTTCATCGCGCTCCACGGTCCGTTCGGCGAGGATGGTACGGTCCAGGCGCTCCTCGAGGCGGGGGGCGTGGCGTACACGGGCTCCGGCGTCGCCGCGTCGGCGATCGGGATGGACAAGGCGATCTTCAAGCGCCTCATCCGCGGCCTCGGCCTCCCGCTCGTCGACTGGCGGGAGATCCCGGCCGCGCGCTGGCACGACGATCCGACGGCCGTCCTCGCCGAGCTCGAGGCGTTCGCCCTCGGGATCGACGATCCGCGCCTCATGATCAAGCCGGCCCGCCTCGGCTCGAGTGTCGGGATGACCCTCGCTCACGGCCCGGACGAGCGCGGCCCGGCCCTCGAGACCGCGTTCCGCTACGACACGCTCGCGCTCGCCGAGGCGTACGTCGCCGGCGCCCGCGACCTCGAGGTGAGCGTCATCGGCGACGCCGCCGCCGGGCTCCGGCTGTATGGCCCGGGTGAGATCATCGCCGGCCACGAGTTCTACGACTACGCCTCGAAGTACACGGCCGGCCTGTCGGAGACGTCCCTCCGCGCGGAGCTCCCGGCCGCCACGCGGGCGACGGTCCTCAAGCTCGCCCGCGATGCGTACCGGGCGATCGGCGCCGAGGGATTCGCCCGGGTCGACTTCCTGCTCGCCGGCGACACGCTCGTCGTGAGTGAGATCAACACGATCCCGGGCTTCACGCCCATCAGCCTCTTCCCCACGCTTCCGGCCGAGGGCGGGCTCGATTTCGCGGCCGTCTGCGAACGGGTCGTCGAGCTCGCGGTCGAGCGGCACGATCGCCGACCCTCGCGCCGTCTCGCCGCGGACGATCTTCCGCGATGA
- the murD gene encoding UDP-N-acetylmuramoyl-L-alanine--D-glutamate ligase, with the protein MTNLRPIDLDALTLAAIADGALDGRPVTVLGAARSGRALARFLAGIGAAVTLYDGRPAAELDPVAEVPGQRGGSVRIVAGPEIDPARVLAGAALVTTSPSINPDFPTTEPRLRAALRAMVEARRAGDAMAPALVSEADLFLRLCPAPTIGVTGTKGKTTTSSLAAAILAADPGHPVEVGGNIGRPLVEVLPELGPRHRVVIELSELQLPTLSRGTTVAVYTNVTADHLDRHGTLESYRRVKRRLAELVDPDGALILNAEDPVVTAYAGLGGAPAVLYRTAAPMPGGIGLVDGWIVAAGVDRLPMAGGGPAATGPGGRIMPIDELVLPGRHNASNAMAAIAVGLLFGVAPDAIRRAAAAFPGVEHRLEAVGRIGAVRFVNDSMGTQPDAVVAALRAFARPIVLIAGGRDKEIDLASLAPVVAERAVAAVLIGESGTRLERLFRTAGLERTERAASLDEAVDRAHGLALEALGTAPRGAVATVLLSPAAASFDMFEDYAARGRAFKAVVAARIAAARGELDVADRPDEKEDR; encoded by the coding sequence ATGACGAACCTCCGGCCGATCGACCTCGATGCCCTCACCCTCGCCGCGATCGCGGATGGCGCGCTCGACGGCCGTCCGGTCACGGTCCTCGGCGCGGCCCGCAGCGGCCGTGCGCTGGCCCGGTTCCTTGCCGGCATCGGGGCGGCCGTGACGCTCTACGACGGGCGACCAGCGGCGGAGCTCGACCCGGTCGCCGAGGTGCCCGGGCAGCGCGGCGGATCCGTCCGCATCGTCGCCGGGCCGGAGATCGACCCGGCGCGGGTGCTTGCCGGCGCCGCGCTCGTGACGACATCGCCCTCGATCAACCCGGACTTCCCGACGACCGAGCCGCGACTCCGGGCCGCGCTGCGGGCGATGGTCGAGGCTCGCCGAGCGGGCGACGCGATGGCCCCGGCGCTCGTCTCGGAGGCGGATCTGTTCCTGCGGCTCTGTCCGGCGCCGACGATCGGCGTCACCGGGACGAAGGGGAAGACGACGACGTCCTCGCTCGCCGCCGCGATCCTCGCCGCGGATCCCGGCCATCCGGTCGAGGTCGGCGGCAACATCGGGCGCCCGCTCGTCGAGGTCCTGCCGGAGCTCGGCCCCCGCCATCGGGTCGTGATCGAGCTGTCCGAGCTGCAGCTCCCGACCCTCTCCCGTGGCACGACGGTGGCCGTCTACACGAACGTGACCGCCGACCATCTCGACCGTCACGGGACGCTCGAGTCATATCGCCGGGTGAAGCGCCGGCTGGCCGAGCTGGTCGATCCGGACGGCGCACTCATCCTCAATGCCGAGGACCCGGTCGTCACGGCCTACGCCGGGCTCGGCGGCGCGCCGGCCGTCCTCTACCGCACGGCCGCGCCGATGCCGGGCGGGATCGGCCTCGTCGACGGCTGGATCGTCGCCGCCGGCGTCGATCGGCTCCCGATGGCCGGGGGCGGGCCCGCCGCGACCGGACCCGGCGGACGGATCATGCCGATCGACGAGCTCGTCCTTCCCGGTCGGCACAACGCGAGCAATGCGATGGCGGCGATCGCCGTCGGCCTCCTGTTCGGCGTCGCTCCGGATGCGATCCGCCGGGCGGCCGCGGCGTTCCCCGGCGTCGAGCACCGCCTCGAAGCGGTCGGCCGCATCGGCGCCGTCCGCTTCGTCAACGACTCGATGGGCACCCAGCCGGACGCCGTCGTCGCGGCGCTGCGCGCCTTTGCGCGGCCGATCGTCCTCATCGCCGGCGGGCGGGACAAGGAGATCGACCTCGCATCGCTCGCCCCTGTCGTCGCGGAGCGGGCCGTGGCGGCCGTGCTGATCGGCGAGAGCGGGACGCGGCTCGAGCGCCTGTTCCGAACGGCCGGCCTCGAGCGGACGGAGCGAGCCGCATCGCTCGACGAGGCAGTGGACCGAGCCCACGGCCTGGCGCTCGAGGCCCTCGGGACGGCGCCGCGCGGAGCGGTCGCGACGGTCCTCCTCAGCCCGGCCGCCGCATCGTTCGACATGTTCGAGGACTACGCGGCGCGCGGCCGCGCGTTCAAGGCCGTCGTCGCCGCCCGCATCGCTGCCGCCCGCGGCGAGCTCGACGTCGCCGACCGCCCCGACGAGAAGGAGGACCGATGA